Proteins encoded by one window of Streptomyces sp. ALI-76-A:
- a CDS encoding amino acid permease: protein MSKDAVESAQVASRTDVAQVPADAGDAGYSKDLKARHVNMIAIGGAIGTGLFLGAGGRLHSAGPALALAYLVCGVFAFFVVRALGELVLYRPSSGSFVSYAREFLGEKGAYVAGWMYFLNWSTTGIADITAIALYTHYWSLFTDIPQWVLALIALAVVLAVNLISVKYFGEMEFWFAIIKVATLVGFMLIGVFLLATQREVGGRTPGTSVITDNGGVLPHGVLPVVLVMQGVIFAYAALELVGVAAGETAEPEKVVPRAVNSIMWRVGLFYVGSVVLLALLLPGSAYSADESPFVTVLSKIGVPAAGDVMNLVVLTAAMSSLNSGLYSTGRILRSMAMAGSAPRFTARMNRSQVPYGGILLTCGVCVLGVGLNYLMPSQAFEIVLNVASLGIISTWVSIMVCHLVFVRRARAGLLARPSFRLPFSPATEITTIAFLLACLGMMANDPEIGRRTLLLIPVIALLLIAGWFGVRRRVSQTADNELSGFTK from the coding sequence GTGAGCAAGGACGCCGTGGAATCGGCACAGGTCGCCTCCCGCACCGACGTGGCACAGGTGCCCGCGGACGCGGGCGACGCCGGCTACAGCAAGGACCTCAAGGCCCGTCACGTCAACATGATCGCCATCGGCGGCGCGATCGGCACCGGCCTCTTCCTGGGCGCCGGCGGCCGTCTGCACAGCGCGGGCCCCGCGCTCGCGCTCGCCTATCTCGTCTGCGGCGTCTTCGCCTTCTTCGTGGTGCGGGCGCTCGGCGAACTCGTCCTCTACCGTCCCTCCTCCGGCTCGTTCGTGTCGTACGCGCGCGAGTTCCTCGGCGAGAAGGGCGCGTACGTCGCCGGCTGGATGTACTTCCTGAACTGGTCGACGACCGGGATCGCCGACATCACCGCCATCGCGCTGTACACGCACTACTGGAGCCTGTTCACCGACATCCCGCAGTGGGTGCTCGCCCTGATCGCCCTCGCGGTGGTCCTCGCGGTGAACCTGATCTCGGTGAAGTACTTCGGCGAGATGGAGTTCTGGTTCGCGATCATCAAGGTGGCCACCCTCGTCGGGTTCATGCTGATCGGCGTCTTCCTGCTGGCCACCCAGCGCGAGGTGGGCGGGCGGACCCCGGGCACGAGCGTGATCACCGACAACGGCGGCGTCCTTCCGCACGGTGTGCTGCCGGTCGTCCTCGTGATGCAGGGCGTGATCTTCGCGTACGCCGCCCTGGAACTGGTCGGCGTCGCCGCGGGCGAGACCGCCGAGCCGGAGAAGGTCGTCCCGCGCGCGGTGAACTCCATCATGTGGCGGGTCGGCCTGTTCTACGTCGGCTCGGTCGTCCTCCTCGCCCTCCTCCTGCCCGGCTCCGCCTACTCGGCCGACGAGAGCCCCTTCGTCACGGTCCTGTCGAAGATCGGCGTCCCGGCGGCCGGCGACGTGATGAACCTGGTGGTGCTGACCGCCGCCATGTCGTCCCTGAACTCGGGCCTGTACTCCACCGGGCGCATCCTGCGTTCCATGGCGATGGCGGGCTCGGCGCCACGGTTCACCGCCCGGATGAACCGCAGCCAGGTGCCCTACGGCGGCATCCTGCTGACCTGCGGGGTGTGCGTGCTCGGCGTCGGCCTGAACTACCTCATGCCCAGCCAGGCCTTCGAGATCGTGCTGAACGTCGCCTCCCTGGGCATCATCAGCACCTGGGTGAGCATCATGGTGTGCCACCTGGTCTTCGTCCGCCGGGCCCGGGCCGGTCTGCTGGCCCGCCCCTCCTTCCGCCTGCCGTTCAGCCCGGCCACGGAGATCACCACGATCGCCTTCCTCCTCGCCTGCCTCGGCATGATGGCCAACGACCCCGAGATCGGCCGCAGGACCCTGCTCCTCATCCCCGTCATCGCCCTCCTGCTGATCGCCGGCTGGTTCGGCGTCCGACGCAGGGTGTCGCAGACGGCGGACAACGAACTGTCCGGCTTCACGAAGTAG
- a CDS encoding M1 family metallopeptidase, translated as MHRRIFAPGALAAASLLLAIPASAASHSPGAPGIGDPYYPDYGNGGYDVSHYDLRLKYQPRTDELQGTATLLARTTQDLSRFDLDFLLDVSEVRVDGVRAAFATSGEHELEITPKTPLAKGTAVTIVVRYSGVPSSKRAYGFTNWLRTPDGGVAANEPEAAWWWFPSNDHPLDKATYDVSAQVPDGTQAISNGTLQSTSSRAGWTRYSWRSNKPQATYLATLAVGRFDVTTGTTESGVPVLNAYSKDLGDHAGAARASIERTGEIADWLTGYFGPYPYNALGGYVPNVTTGYALETQTRPFYSPRQFANGSNTSVVVHELAHQWYGDLVSVAGWKDIWINEGFARYAQWLWSEHEGEGTTRELADHVYASHPADDPFWTVRPGDPGPENQFHLAVYDRGALAVQALREEIGDEAFFAVLKGWPRTYAHGNASVADFREYAEQVSGTSLAALFDTWLYQPVKPTAAAARDASVARGAAVAVPPKSWAKIAATNGVHAR; from the coding sequence GTGCACCGCAGAATCTTCGCGCCGGGCGCTCTCGCCGCGGCCTCGCTGCTGCTGGCGATCCCGGCGTCGGCCGCGAGCCACTCCCCCGGCGCACCGGGCATCGGTGACCCCTACTACCCGGACTACGGCAACGGCGGATACGACGTCTCCCACTACGACCTGCGGCTCAAGTACCAGCCGCGGACGGACGAGTTGCAGGGGACGGCGACGCTGCTGGCCCGCACCACGCAGGACCTGTCGCGGTTCGACCTGGACTTCCTGCTGGACGTCAGCGAGGTGCGGGTGGACGGCGTGCGCGCGGCGTTCGCCACCTCCGGCGAGCACGAACTGGAGATCACGCCGAAGACCCCGCTGGCCAAGGGCACCGCGGTCACGATCGTGGTGCGCTACAGCGGTGTGCCGTCGTCGAAGCGGGCGTACGGCTTCACCAACTGGCTGCGCACACCGGACGGCGGGGTCGCGGCGAACGAGCCGGAGGCGGCCTGGTGGTGGTTCCCCAGCAACGACCACCCCCTCGACAAGGCCACCTACGACGTGTCGGCGCAGGTGCCCGACGGCACCCAGGCCATCTCCAACGGCACGCTCCAGTCGACGAGTTCACGGGCCGGCTGGACGCGGTACAGCTGGCGGTCGAACAAGCCGCAGGCCACGTATCTCGCGACGCTGGCCGTCGGCCGGTTCGACGTCACGACCGGGACGACCGAGAGCGGCGTTCCGGTCCTGAACGCCTACAGCAAGGACCTGGGCGACCACGCCGGCGCGGCCCGGGCGAGCATCGAGCGGACCGGGGAGATCGCGGACTGGCTGACCGGGTACTTCGGGCCGTATCCGTACAACGCGCTCGGCGGGTACGTCCCGAACGTGACCACCGGGTACGCGCTGGAGACGCAGACCCGGCCCTTCTACAGCCCCCGGCAGTTCGCGAACGGGTCGAACACCTCCGTGGTCGTGCACGAGCTGGCCCACCAGTGGTACGGCGACCTGGTGTCCGTCGCGGGCTGGAAGGACATCTGGATCAACGAGGGCTTCGCGCGGTACGCGCAGTGGCTGTGGTCCGAGCACGAGGGCGAGGGCACCACGCGGGAGCTCGCCGACCACGTGTACGCCTCGCACCCGGCCGACGACCCGTTCTGGACGGTGCGGCCCGGTGATCCGGGGCCGGAGAACCAGTTCCATCTCGCGGTCTACGACCGGGGCGCGCTAGCTGTGCAGGCGCTGCGCGAGGAGATCGGCGACGAGGCGTTCTTCGCCGTCCTGAAGGGCTGGCCGCGGACGTATGCGCACGGCAACGCGTCGGTGGCCGACTTCCGGGAGTACGCCGAACAGGTGTCCGGCACATCGTTGGCCGCGCTGTTCGACACCTGGCTGTACCAGCCGGTGAAGCCGACGGCGGCCGCGGCCCGCGACGCGTCCGTGGCGCGGGGTGCGGCGGTGGCCGTACCGCCGAAGTCGTGGGCGAAGATCGCGGCGACGAACGGCGTGCACGCGCGGTGA
- a CDS encoding WhiB family transcriptional regulator codes for MSNSCEADPDLWFSERAEDIAQAKEACGFCPVRTECAELGKDEEFGVWGGMTPEERRTAQRFLVIMVEELNNARIRRMHAEGISISAMARELSIPRKTLADRLRRMTGLAA; via the coding sequence TTGTCGAATTCCTGCGAGGCCGATCCGGACCTTTGGTTTTCGGAAAGGGCCGAGGATATAGCCCAGGCGAAAGAAGCGTGCGGCTTCTGCCCGGTTCGCACCGAGTGTGCCGAGTTGGGTAAAGATGAGGAGTTCGGCGTTTGGGGTGGCATGACCCCCGAGGAGAGGCGCACTGCTCAGCGCTTTTTGGTCATTATGGTCGAAGAGCTGAACAACGCTCGCATCCGACGGATGCACGCTGAAGGCATCTCCATCTCGGCCATGGCCCGTGAACTCAGCATCCCCCGTAAGACTTTGGCGGACCGACTTCGCCGAATGACGGGACTGGCCGCCTAG
- a CDS encoding PD-(D/E)XK nuclease family protein: MGEPVTHRSVSQYGSFVRCGEAYRLEKVAKAPQNQAAWFIQGTAYHEAVEKWEKSHRAYGPDQMGEWFEEAWERDMAAALAVEPDTSRWLTGGTTKPETDIKNRRKRGRDQVEAYFEYAIEAPERVWEPIEGQPAVELGFTLDLGGILIRGFIDQIVEYPDGHLRVRDLKTGTKLPDTAFQLAIYDHAVNDMFGEKPGFGDYFMAKNNAPTDAWNLQDYSLEKVTRWFRNMDKAVRLGLFLPNPGDACRTCTVRRYCDFNGVDARQYPYQESVNV, translated from the coding sequence GTGGGCGAACCCGTAACGCATCGCTCCGTATCGCAGTACGGGAGCTTCGTACGCTGCGGTGAGGCTTACCGGCTAGAGAAGGTCGCTAAGGCCCCGCAGAATCAAGCCGCGTGGTTCATTCAGGGAACGGCCTACCACGAAGCCGTAGAGAAGTGGGAGAAGAGCCACCGGGCCTACGGCCCCGACCAGATGGGCGAATGGTTCGAAGAAGCCTGGGAACGGGACATGGCCGCCGCCCTGGCCGTCGAGCCCGATACTTCCCGATGGCTCACCGGTGGCACCACGAAGCCCGAGACGGATATCAAGAACCGCCGGAAGCGTGGACGGGATCAGGTAGAAGCGTACTTCGAGTACGCGATAGAAGCCCCCGAACGCGTATGGGAACCGATCGAAGGTCAGCCGGCCGTCGAACTCGGCTTCACGCTCGACCTCGGCGGAATCCTGATCCGGGGCTTCATTGATCAGATCGTTGAATACCCGGATGGCCACCTTCGGGTAAGGGACCTGAAGACCGGCACGAAGCTTCCCGACACGGCTTTTCAGCTAGCCATCTACGACCACGCCGTGAACGACATGTTCGGCGAGAAGCCCGGCTTCGGCGATTACTTCATGGCGAAGAACAACGCCCCTACGGACGCTTGGAACCTTCAGGACTACTCGCTAGAGAAGGTCACCCGATGGTTCCGCAACATGGATAAGGCCGTTCGTCTCGGCCTGTTCCTTCCCAATCCTGGCGACGCGTGCCGTACCTGCACGGTTCGGCGTTACTGCGACTTCAACGGAGTCGACGCCCGCCAATACCCCTATCAGGAGAGTGTGAATGTCTGA
- a CDS encoding DnaB-like helicase C-terminal domain-containing protein, with the protein MYTIVRAKGDAGKTGEPLPTLFKTFAANTVHFRRGQFTIISAAPGVGKSALSMALALHARVPAFYFSADTDPQTMFVRCAANVSGWSTRDIENALEHGKTNAVEAQLDGLDHLRWDFTASLTIDDLEAELKAFAVTYGAWPELIIVDNISNVVPDAEGDSNSYVALEKVCEYLHELARMTGACVVALHHVKGDSNDGNQPVPLSQIKGQIGRVPEMILTLHRIGEDGSRQMGVSVVKNRTGKADASGAMILYLDADMERMRLTG; encoded by the coding sequence TTGTACACGATTGTTCGAGCTAAGGGCGACGCCGGTAAGACCGGCGAACCCCTTCCCACGCTCTTTAAGACCTTCGCCGCGAATACCGTGCACTTCCGCCGAGGACAGTTCACGATCATCTCTGCGGCCCCCGGTGTCGGTAAGTCCGCCCTGAGCATGGCCCTGGCCCTACATGCCCGCGTACCGGCCTTCTACTTCAGCGCGGATACCGACCCTCAAACCATGTTCGTTCGTTGTGCTGCGAACGTCTCGGGCTGGTCGACCAGGGATATCGAGAACGCCCTAGAGCACGGCAAGACGAACGCCGTAGAAGCTCAGCTAGACGGCCTCGATCATCTCCGGTGGGACTTCACCGCCAGTCTCACCATTGATGACCTCGAAGCCGAGCTGAAGGCTTTCGCGGTCACTTACGGGGCCTGGCCCGAACTGATCATCGTGGACAACATTTCCAACGTGGTGCCGGATGCCGAGGGCGACAGTAACTCTTACGTCGCCCTGGAAAAGGTGTGTGAGTACCTGCATGAACTTGCCCGCATGACGGGCGCGTGCGTGGTCGCCCTGCACCACGTAAAGGGCGACAGCAACGACGGCAACCAGCCCGTTCCCCTGTCTCAGATCAAGGGGCAGATAGGCCGCGTGCCGGAAATGATCCTGACCCTTCACCGGATCGGCGAAGACGGTTCCCGCCAGATGGGCGTTTCCGTCGTCAAGAACCGTACGGGGAAGGCGGACGCTTCCGGCGCGATGATCCTTTATCTCGATGCCGACATGGAGCGAATGAGGCTCACCGGGTGA
- a CDS encoding RusA family crossover junction endodeoxyribonuclease has protein sequence MIEIDVIGTPAPQGSKRHVGGGRMVESSKKVKPWRNAIAAEALNHTFGPWPYVGVSVVFRLKRPKSHYRTGRFADQLRPDAPRYPAKYPDLDKLCRSTLDGLKAGGAFEDDALVVVLDARKVFADRSEPGARIQVFPTL, from the coding sequence GTGATCGAGATAGACGTGATCGGCACCCCTGCCCCCCAGGGCAGTAAGAGGCACGTTGGCGGGGGCCGAATGGTGGAGTCCTCGAAGAAGGTCAAGCCGTGGCGTAACGCCATTGCGGCCGAGGCCCTGAACCACACCTTCGGCCCCTGGCCGTATGTCGGTGTCTCCGTCGTGTTCCGACTGAAGCGGCCGAAGAGCCATTACCGCACCGGTCGGTTCGCCGACCAGCTCAGGCCGGATGCCCCTCGGTACCCGGCGAAGTATCCCGACCTCGACAAGCTCTGTCGCTCGACCCTCGACGGCCTGAAGGCCGGCGGGGCCTTCGAGGATGACGCCCTGGTCGTCGTTCTCGACGCCCGGAAGGTCTTCGCCGACCGCAGCGAACCGGGCGCACGGATTCAGGTCTTCCCGACTCTTTGA
- a CDS encoding CHC2 zinc finger domain-containing protein, translating to MEKPPIAEVLEHYGATDVPEGSRFRKMKCPFHEDRNASASVCTEENRFRCFACDISGDSFDVIADQEGCNDFSCTRSCAEKLLGGSYGAIRGGSNEKPRRRGVFEDSRPVRGQRSLLQAGVRRKPLAGA from the coding sequence ATGGAGAAGCCGCCGATAGCGGAAGTGCTAGAGCACTACGGAGCCACAGACGTTCCGGAAGGGTCGCGCTTCCGAAAGATGAAGTGCCCCTTTCACGAAGACCGAAATGCCTCGGCTTCCGTGTGTACCGAAGAGAACCGCTTTCGGTGCTTCGCTTGCGATATCTCGGGCGACAGCTTCGACGTGATCGCCGACCAGGAAGGATGCAACGATTTCTCTTGTACCCGATCCTGCGCTGAAAAGCTTCTTGGAGGAAGCTACGGCGCGATACGAGGGGGATCTAACGAGAAGCCCCGTCGCCGTGGAGTATTTGAAGACTCGCGGCCTGTCCGAGGACAACGCAGCCTTCTTCAGGCTGGGGTACGTCGAAAGCCCCTTGCCGGGGCATGA
- a CDS encoding toprim domain-containing protein: MEYLKTRGLSEDNAAFFRLGYVESPLPGHETSRGMLAVPYLTRAGVVTVRFRRLGDGEGPKYRSVPGDPPRIFNANALLVPSDHIAICEGEFDAMTATLAGIPAVGIAGVSAWKSYFARCFKGYRAVYILADQDDKGQGMEFAEKVAEQIKNARISPMPAGHDVNSFVLANGPEALLDQLEIKR; the protein is encoded by the coding sequence GTGGAGTATTTGAAGACTCGCGGCCTGTCCGAGGACAACGCAGCCTTCTTCAGGCTGGGGTACGTCGAAAGCCCCTTGCCGGGGCATGAAACGTCCCGAGGGATGCTAGCCGTTCCCTACCTCACTCGGGCCGGTGTGGTGACCGTGCGATTCCGTCGCCTAGGCGATGGGGAAGGCCCGAAGTACCGCAGCGTTCCCGGTGACCCTCCCCGCATCTTCAACGCGAATGCGCTTCTCGTCCCCTCCGACCATATCGCCATCTGTGAAGGCGAATTCGACGCGATGACCGCCACCCTGGCCGGTATTCCGGCCGTTGGGATCGCGGGTGTGAGCGCGTGGAAAAGCTACTTCGCCCGGTGCTTCAAGGGCTATCGAGCCGTGTACATCCTCGCCGATCAGGACGACAAGGGACAGGGGATGGAGTTCGCCGAGAAGGTCGCCGAACAGATCAAGAACGCTCGAATATCCCCCATGCCGGCCGGACACGACGTGAACAGCTTCGTACTGGCCAACGGCCCCGAGGCCCTTCTAGACCAACTGGAGATCAAGAGATGA
- a CDS encoding DUF2493 domain-containing protein produces the protein MLVTGSRDWEDARTIELEMFRALYEAKTPFDHAVLIHGACPTGADALADEYARATGMHVIRRPADWDQHGKRAGFLRNVELVELQPDICLAFIRNGSRGASMTAQLAEKAGIETRRFTVCPE, from the coding sequence ATTCTCGTTACAGGCTCCCGAGATTGGGAGGACGCCCGGACCATCGAGCTTGAGATGTTCCGGGCTTTGTATGAGGCGAAGACGCCCTTCGATCACGCCGTACTGATTCACGGAGCCTGCCCCACCGGGGCGGATGCTCTCGCCGACGAATACGCCAGGGCGACCGGAATGCATGTGATCCGGCGGCCCGCCGATTGGGACCAGCACGGGAAGCGCGCGGGGTTCCTGCGGAACGTCGAGCTGGTCGAGCTACAGCCGGATATCTGCCTGGCCTTCATCCGAAACGGAAGCCGAGGGGCTTCCATGACCGCCCAACTTGCCGAGAAGGCAGGGATAGAGACCCGGAGGTTCACCGTATGCCCCGAGTGA
- a CDS encoding SprT-like domain-containing protein, whose amino-acid sequence MREITREEWLHLAIEALRPEFEKIEFPLPEKIHVSVGFGYGAKRESATILGQCWASRVSEDGVNHIFISPEMNDAARVLDVLIHELVHAADDCKSGHKGAFAKAAKALGLTGKMTATVATPELTEKLRELAKGLGPYAHATLYPMGKPIQPKTEPTPEGPEEDPEEPPVSSGPKKQGTRMVKVQCSKKCECGGMILRTTEKWLEVGMPFCPKGTEMERG is encoded by the coding sequence ATGCGAGAGATCACCCGCGAAGAGTGGCTTCACCTGGCGATTGAGGCCCTGCGGCCCGAGTTCGAGAAGATCGAGTTTCCCCTTCCCGAGAAGATTCACGTCAGCGTCGGCTTCGGCTACGGCGCGAAGCGCGAAAGCGCTACGATCCTCGGCCAGTGCTGGGCTAGCCGAGTTTCCGAAGATGGCGTGAACCACATCTTCATCAGCCCCGAAATGAACGATGCGGCCCGCGTCCTCGACGTTCTGATTCATGAGCTGGTGCACGCTGCGGACGACTGCAAGAGCGGCCATAAGGGGGCCTTCGCGAAGGCCGCTAAGGCTCTCGGCCTTACGGGCAAGATGACTGCCACGGTTGCCACCCCCGAACTGACCGAGAAGCTTCGGGAGTTGGCTAAGGGCCTCGGCCCGTACGCTCACGCCACGCTTTACCCGATGGGTAAGCCGATCCAGCCGAAGACGGAGCCGACCCCGGAAGGCCCCGAGGAAGACCCGGAAGAGCCCCCGGTTTCCTCTGGCCCGAAGAAGCAGGGAACCCGCATGGTCAAGGTTCAGTGCTCTAAGAAGTGCGAGTGTGGCGGGATGATCCTCCGGACTACTGAAAAGTGGCTCGAAGTCGGAATGCCCTTCTGCCCGAAGGGGACGGAGATGGAGCGAGGCTGA
- a CDS encoding histone-like nucleoid-structuring protein Lsr2, translating to MQKTDKAAASVVAGIAAGAFTLSYEALRSVYLGSDGNHDLSPIYPLIVEGFVTVAVWVAYRLRDYGWKATAYPWTLAALFFAYSLWSNSLPDTVPGPVIRGVPSLAVPLAVHLFTHLLKRREPVGAELVELVAEDGQEDEEPLSDEPWPAWEPPAVQAPIFAASVAKVPAVTVATDSSAVIRSWARQNGFTVKDTGRIPDNVLKAYARAHGGTVVTP from the coding sequence GTGCAGAAGACGGATAAGGCCGCCGCTAGCGTGGTCGCCGGTATTGCGGCGGGGGCGTTCACGCTCTCGTATGAGGCTCTTCGGAGCGTCTACCTGGGGAGCGACGGAAACCACGACCTGAGCCCCATATACCCGCTCATTGTCGAAGGGTTCGTCACGGTGGCCGTATGGGTCGCCTACAGGCTCCGTGACTACGGGTGGAAGGCCACGGCCTACCCGTGGACCCTGGCCGCCCTGTTCTTCGCGTACTCGCTTTGGTCGAACAGCCTCCCGGACACCGTTCCGGGGCCGGTAATCCGCGGAGTGCCCTCCCTGGCCGTGCCCCTGGCCGTCCACCTGTTCACGCACCTTCTGAAGCGTCGTGAGCCTGTCGGGGCCGAGCTGGTCGAGCTGGTCGCCGAGGACGGCCAGGAGGACGAAGAGCCCCTGTCGGATGAGCCCTGGCCGGCCTGGGAGCCCCCGGCGGTTCAGGCCCCCATCTTCGCGGCCTCGGTGGCGAAGGTTCCGGCCGTTACCGTGGCCACGGATTCGAGCGCCGTGATTCGGTCCTGGGCGCGACAGAACGGCTTCACGGTGAAGGACACCGGGCGGATTCCTGACAACGTCCTGAAGGCGTACGCCAGGGCGCACGGCGGAACGGTAGTCACTCCGTGA
- a CDS encoding Lsr2 family protein, giving the protein MAQKVITTLEDDLDGSEASQTVLFALDGKSYEIDLNDDNNAKLREALAPYIGAARKVSGGRATVRRLGTGKPAEDSGAIREWAKANGFEVNDRGRVPASIREAYEKANAA; this is encoded by the coding sequence ATGGCCCAGAAGGTAATCACGACTCTCGAAGACGACCTTGACGGTTCCGAGGCGAGTCAGACGGTTCTCTTCGCCCTCGACGGGAAGTCCTACGAGATCGACCTGAACGACGACAACAACGCGAAGCTTCGTGAGGCCCTGGCCCCGTACATCGGTGCGGCCCGGAAGGTCTCTGGGGGCCGTGCAACGGTTCGCCGACTCGGGACCGGCAAGCCTGCCGAAGACTCGGGCGCCATTCGGGAATGGGCGAAGGCCAACGGCTTCGAGGTGAACGACCGGGGCCGCGTGCCCGCGTCCATCCGTGAGGCGTACGAGAAGGCGAACGCCGCGTAG
- a CDS encoding tetratricopeptide repeat protein, translating into MAEKEPNEGLNRLLAEADWSLGQLATAINRAGEEAGVSVRADKSNVSKWLKGHTPVEKVRPLILEAMSRRLGRQVTHAEAGLPAPKDGPSAPGTVEGLVDLGRADMDPSRRSVLGAGLYSVALTIPGWPDVIGRAEAVKKGKGLRYGFAEVDMVVQMTEKVSELDDQFGGRTARPMAATFLVNTVAPYLRADAPEDVRQAMMSAASDLCYLTGYMAVDEGLHGLAQSYYLKALELAGAAEDHLTYCTTLRGMSVQAVDLGHGPDALRLAEAAAAASPKAGPRMLAFLTGQQAHAAAQEGDRTAALRYIREAEAAMDRAESRGKPLGSYDPAALNYHTAQVRYELGDVHGSIEALEESNRVRFSVYRRGNVRMRALLAERQLQVGHLEEAVKTWHAALDDYPLVHSGRADERIANMRRLIRPHLRHHGAAELYDRAQQMKPAAV; encoded by the coding sequence GTGGCCGAGAAAGAGCCGAACGAGGGTCTGAACCGCCTTCTCGCCGAGGCGGATTGGTCCCTTGGACAGTTGGCCACCGCCATCAATCGAGCGGGTGAAGAAGCCGGTGTCAGCGTCCGGGCCGACAAGAGCAACGTCAGTAAGTGGCTGAAGGGGCACACGCCCGTCGAGAAGGTACGGCCGCTCATCCTCGAAGCCATGTCCCGCCGACTCGGCCGCCAGGTCACCCATGCCGAGGCCGGCCTACCGGCCCCGAAGGACGGCCCGTCCGCCCCTGGCACGGTCGAAGGGCTAGTAGACCTCGGCCGGGCGGACATGGACCCTTCCCGCCGTAGCGTCCTCGGGGCAGGGCTGTACTCCGTTGCGCTCACGATCCCCGGATGGCCCGACGTGATCGGGCGGGCCGAAGCGGTGAAGAAGGGCAAGGGGCTTCGGTACGGCTTCGCCGAAGTCGACATGGTTGTTCAGATGACCGAGAAGGTCTCTGAGCTTGACGACCAGTTCGGGGGCCGCACCGCGCGGCCCATGGCCGCTACCTTCCTGGTGAACACTGTTGCGCCATACCTTCGGGCGGACGCCCCCGAGGACGTACGGCAAGCGATGATGTCCGCCGCTTCTGACCTTTGCTACCTAACCGGGTACATGGCCGTAGACGAAGGGCTTCACGGCCTGGCACAGAGCTACTACCTGAAGGCCCTCGAACTAGCGGGGGCCGCCGAGGATCACCTGACGTACTGCACCACGCTTCGAGGAATGAGCGTTCAGGCCGTAGACCTAGGGCACGGTCCCGACGCGTTGCGCCTGGCCGAGGCCGCCGCCGCCGCTTCGCCGAAGGCCGGCCCCCGGATGCTGGCCTTCCTCACCGGGCAACAGGCGCACGCCGCAGCACAGGAGGGGGACCGTACGGCCGCTCTTCGGTACATCCGGGAAGCCGAGGCCGCCATGGACCGGGCCGAGAGCCGAGGGAAGCCCCTCGGGTCCTACGATCCCGCCGCCCTCAACTACCACACAGCGCAAGTGCGTTACGAGCTGGGCGACGTTCACGGCTCGATCGAGGCCCTAGAAGAGAGCAACCGGGTTCGGTTCTCTGTGTACCGCCGGGGGAACGTTCGGATGCGCGCTCTTCTCGCCGAACGTCAGCTTCAGGTGGGGCACCTCGAAGAGGCCGTGAAGACCTGGCACGCCGCCCTCGACGACTACCCGCTAGTTCACTCGGGTCGAGCCGACGAACGCATTGCGAACATGCGCCGACTCATCCGGCCCCACCTTCGGCACCACGGGGCCGCCGAGCTGTACGACCGTGCGCAACAGATGAAGCCCGCGGCCGTCTAG